In Equus przewalskii isolate Varuska chromosome 31, EquPr2, whole genome shotgun sequence, one genomic interval encodes:
- the CHML gene encoding rab proteins geranylgeranyltransferase component A 2 produces MADSLPTEFDVIVIGTGLPESILAAACSRSGQRVLHLDSRSYYGGNWASFSFSALLSWLECQQNSDPGEEGSAAWQDLIHETEEAITLCSKDKTIQHTEVFCYASQDVDDNIEETDALQRTPSWVAPTPLTNPLVPACLSEETPSLCVTRHEMPAKDTPENDGEISPEVTDVEETLAKENNRGDKTCTHAVSDGAKDENKPIVEDSTDQPKRNRITYSQIVKEGRRFNIDLVSKLLYSQGLLIDLLIKSNVSRYAEFKNVTRILAFREGKVEQVPCSRADVFNSKALTMVEKRMLMKFLTFCLDYEQHPEEYQAFMQCSFSEYLKTKKLTPNLQHFVLHSIAMTESSCTTIDGLKATKNFLQCLGRFGNTPFLFPLYGQGEVPQCFCRMCAVFGGIYCLRHKIQCLVVDKESGRCQAIIDHFGQRINAKYFIVEDSYLSEDTCSNVQYKQISRAVLITDQSVLKTDSDQQISILIVPPAEPGMCAVRVTELCSSTMTCMKDTYLVHLTCSSSKTAREDLESVVRKLFIPYAETETDREGLRKPRLLWALYFNMRDSSEISRSSYNGLPSNVYVCSGPDCGLGNEHAVRQAQTLFQEIFPTEEFCPPPPNPEDIIFDGDDKQPEVPGTTNRIIAKLESSEDCKNLENHENHLQN; encoded by the coding sequence ATGGCGGACAGTCTCCCGACAGAGTTTGATGTGATTGTAATAGGGACAGGTTTGCCTGAATCCATCCTTGCAGCTGCATGTTCAAGAAGTGGTCAGAGGGTTTTGCATCTTGATTCAAGAAGTTACTATGGAGGAAACTGGGCTAGTTTCAGCTTTTCAGCATTGCTGTCCTGGTTGGAGTGTCAGCAAAACAGTGACCCTGGGGAAGAAGGTTCTGCTGCGTGGCAGGACCTGATCCATGAAACAGAAGAAGCCATCACCCTTTGCAGCAAGGACAAAACCATTCAGCACACAGAAGTGTTCTGTTATGCCAGTCAGGATGTGGATGACAATATTGAAGAGACTGATGCCCTACAGAGAACTCCTTCCTGGGTAGCACCCACTCCCCTCACCAACCCTCTGGTTCCAGCATGCTTGTCTGAAGAAACACCCTCTTTGTGCGTTACAAGGCATGAGATGCCTGCCAAAGACACTCCAGAAAACGATGGAGAGATTTCGCCAGAAGTCACAGATGTAGAGGAAACCCTGGCGAAAGAAAATAATCGTGGAGATAAAACTTGTACACACGCAGTTTCAGATGGAGCTAAAGATGAAAACAAACCTATAGTGGAAGATAGCACTGATCAACCAAAGAGAAATAGGATTACTTACTCTCAAATAGTTAAAGAAGGCAGGAGGTTTAATATTGATTTGGTATCAAAGCTACTATATTCTCAAGGATTGCTAATTGACCTTTTAATCAAATCAAATGTTAGTCGTTatgcagaatttaaaaatgtcactAGGATTCTTGCATTTCGGGAAGGAAAAGTAGAACAGGTGCCTTGTTCCAGAGCAGATGTCTTTAACAGCAAAGCACTCACCATGGTTGAAAAGAGGATGCTAATGAAATTTCTTACATTTTGTTTAGACTATGAACAACATCCTGAGGAATACCAAGCTTTCATGCAATGCTCTTTTTCAGAgtacttaaaaactaaaaaattaaccCCCAACCTCCAACATTTTGTACTGCACTCAATTGCAATGACAGAGTCGTCTTGCACTACAATAGATGGCCTTAAAGCAACAAAAAACTTCCTTCAGTGTCTTGGCCGATTTGGCAACACCCCCTTTTTATTCCCCTTGTATGGCCAAGGAGAAGTTCCCCAGTGTTTCTGCAGGATGTGTGCAGTTTTTGGTGGAATCTATTGTCTTCGCCATAAAATACAATGCCTTGTAGTTGACAAAGAATCCGGAAGATGTCAAGCAATCATAGATCACTTTGGCCAAAgaataaatgctaaatattttattgtggagGACAGTTACCTTTCTGAGGACACGTGCTCAAATGTGCAGTATAAACAGATCTCCAGGGCAGTGCTCATTACGGATCAGTCTGTACTAAAGACAGATTCAGATCAGCAGATTTCCATTTTGATAGTGCCTCCGGCGGAACCAGGAATGTGTGCTGTTCGGGTCACTGAACTATGTTCTTCAACGATGACATGCATGAAAGACACTTATCTGGTACATCTGACCTGTTCGTCCTCTAAAACAGCAAGAGAAGACTTAGAATCAGTGGTGAGGAAATTATTCATTCCATATGCTGAAACAGAAACAGACAGGGAAGGACTTAGAAAGCCAAGACTCTTGTGGGCTCTTTATTTTAATATGAGGGATTCCTCAGAAATCAGCAGAAGCTCCTATAATGGCTTACCTTCCAATGTTTATGTCTGCTCTGGGCCTGACTGTGGACTAGGAAATGAGCACGCAGTCAGGCAAGCTCAAACGCTTTTCCAGGAGATCTTTCCAACTGAAGAATTCTGCCCTCCACCTCCTAATCCAGAAGACATTATCTTTGACGGTGATGACAAGCAGCCAGAGGTTCCTGGAACCACTAATAGAATAATTGCCAAACTAGAATCTTCTGAGGATTGCAAAAACCTAGAAAACCATGAGAACCAccttcaaaattag
- the OPN3 gene encoding opsin-3 isoform X2 codes for MYAGNRSGGQGSWEGGAAAGAEGPGPAGPLSPAPVFSPGTYERLALLLGCLGLLGVGNNLLVLVLYSKFPRLRTPTHLLLVNISLSDLLVALFGVTFTFVSCLRNGWVWDAVGCAWDGFSSSLCEESSSQKCMCDAF; via the exons ATGTACGCGGGGAACCGCAGCGGCGGCCAGGGCTCCTGGGAgggcggcgcggcggcgggcgCTGAGGGCCCGGGGCCGGCGGGGCCGCTGAGCCCCGCGCCGGTCTTCAGCCCGGGCACCTACGAGCGCCTGGCGCTGCTGCTCGGCTGCCTCGGGCTGCTGGGCGTGGGCAACAACCTGCTGGTGCTCGTCCTCTACTCCAAGTTCCCGCGGCTCCGCACGCCCACCCACCTCCTGCTGGTCAACATCAGCCTCAGCGACCTGCTGGTGGCCCTCTTCGGGGTCACCTTTACCTTCGTGTCCTGCCTGCGGAACGGCTGGGTGTGGGACGCCGTGGGCTGCGCGTGGGACGGCTTTAGCAGCAGCCTCTGCG aggAGAGTTCCAGTCAGAAATGCATGTGTGATGCATTTTGA